One segment of Streptomyces sp. NA02950 DNA contains the following:
- a CDS encoding trans-aconitate 2-methyltransferase, whose protein sequence is MCAHIRPGAPQPGPANTAGRYGEDVFRPERTGEGDRIDLGALAYDAITLARLRDLGAGPGWRCLDAGAGTGTVARRLLSEAGVDTVLAVDRDIRFLGARPVPGLQVMEADITSPDFDPGRFHLVHARFVLMHLSPWRRLIDRLAELLLPGGVLVLSDAIDLTTATAPVTPYTTVMRAMWRGLHNTIGTDISWVPEYPQLLHAAGLTSVAAEIQVPPLLPAGPISRFWAETWNRAREAIVATGLVDGAGVDAAIRYLDSPGCAALSAGMITAWGSRPGPEEATR, encoded by the coding sequence ATGTGCGCACACATCCGCCCCGGCGCACCGCAGCCGGGGCCCGCCAACACGGCGGGCCGCTACGGCGAGGATGTGTTCCGGCCCGAGCGGACCGGCGAGGGCGACCGGATCGATCTCGGCGCGCTCGCCTACGATGCCATCACGCTGGCCCGCCTGCGGGACCTGGGCGCCGGACCGGGGTGGCGCTGTCTCGACGCCGGCGCCGGTACCGGCACCGTCGCCCGGCGGCTGCTGAGCGAGGCCGGTGTCGACACCGTGCTCGCCGTCGACCGCGACATACGCTTCCTCGGGGCCCGCCCCGTCCCCGGGCTCCAGGTCATGGAGGCGGACATCACCTCACCGGACTTCGACCCGGGCCGGTTCCATCTGGTCCACGCCCGGTTCGTCCTGATGCATCTTTCCCCGTGGCGGCGGCTGATCGACCGACTCGCCGAACTCCTGCTCCCCGGTGGGGTGTTGGTGCTCAGCGACGCCATCGACCTGACCACCGCGACCGCGCCGGTGACGCCGTACACCACGGTCATGCGCGCCATGTGGCGGGGGCTGCACAACACCATCGGCACCGACATCTCCTGGGTGCCCGAATACCCCCAGCTGCTGCACGCCGCCGGACTCACCTCCGTCGCCGCCGAGATCCAGGTGCCCCCGCTGCTCCCGGCCGGCCCCATCAGCCGCTTCTGGGCGGAGACCTGGAACCGGGCGCGGGAGGCGATCGTGGCCACCGGACTGGTGGACGGCGCCGGGGTCGACGCGGCGATCCGGTATCTCGACTCGCCCGGCTGTGCCGCGCTCTCCGCCGGAATGATCACGGCCTGGGGCAGCAGACCCGGGCCCGAGGAGGCCACGCGATGA
- a CDS encoding alpha/beta hydrolase, producing MRGQPPRLTDPGSRRDPSPDGSALRVVTGPAGADAAVLVLHGGREHGRRPARPWQPAAVRMRPFLRAVDRAVPDRRLFVGTVRYRYQGWNGTLADPLRDTERALAELARRAGEVPVVLIGHSMGGRAALRAAADPRVAGVVALAPWCPEGEPVAQLRGGTVVILHGDRDRTTDPDASLDLVRRARVDGARAGTLLITGGDHAMLRRGGVWHRTAGAAVAEILAPDGATGSGLIADTLASALPVRI from the coding sequence ATGCGAGGACAACCACCGCGGCTCACAGACCCCGGCTCCCGACGGGATCCGTCACCGGACGGCTCCGCCCTGCGCGTCGTCACCGGCCCCGCGGGCGCCGACGCCGCCGTGCTGGTGCTGCACGGCGGCCGGGAGCACGGACGGCGGCCCGCCCGCCCCTGGCAGCCGGCGGCGGTCCGGATGCGCCCCTTCCTGCGGGCGGTGGACCGTGCCGTCCCGGACCGGCGGCTCTTCGTCGGCACCGTCCGTTACCGCTACCAGGGCTGGAACGGCACCCTCGCCGACCCCCTGCGGGACACCGAACGGGCGCTGGCCGAACTGGCCCGGCGCGCCGGTGAGGTACCGGTGGTGCTCATCGGACACTCCATGGGCGGGCGGGCCGCCCTGCGCGCCGCCGCCGACCCGCGGGTGGCGGGAGTGGTCGCACTGGCTCCGTGGTGTCCGGAAGGTGAGCCGGTGGCGCAGCTGCGCGGCGGCACCGTGGTCATCCTGCACGGCGACCGGGACCGTACGACCGATCCGGACGCCTCGCTCGACCTGGTCCGCCGCGCCCGTGTGGACGGGGCCCGCGCCGGGACCCTGCTCATCACCGGAGGCGACCACGCGATGCTGCGGCGCGGCGGTGTCTGGCACCGTACGGCGGGCGCCGCGGTGGCCGAGATCCTCGCCCCGGACGGCGCCACCGGGTCCGGCCTGATCGCGGACACTCTCGCCTCGGCCCTACCGGTCCGCATCTAG
- a CDS encoding GTP-binding protein → MPGKTALPVVIVAGLHRDARRTVVDHLLHTVPGSVALHHDLATAADGTVRRVVRDASGELSHGETPLVNDCACCALREDLVPELERLADGGLVRLAVVELWDSVEPRAMAEVVAAHGGDSLAVSNVLTAVDPALVLPCLANGDDLTEAGLAAAATDQRTVGDTFARQLEYAAVLALVDSEDADDEDRSLLRQLHPTARQLSVSSGELGRAAFAGFDVAAAAAAQHPACALLPQEADEAGVSTVVWRHRRPFHPGRLHQALEDLTCAAARSRGRFYLADRPDTLLAWDAAGGALCVEGAGPWLAALPDAAWEMVPPVRRAAAALDWHAEHGDRCQHLVFVSPGLDRDGLVRLLESCLLTDQEYAAGRQAWRHLSHAFDELLDPVV, encoded by the coding sequence ATGCCGGGGAAGACCGCTCTGCCCGTGGTGATCGTCGCGGGGCTGCACCGCGACGCCCGCCGGACCGTTGTGGACCACCTGCTGCACACCGTCCCCGGCAGCGTCGCGCTCCACCACGATCTGGCCACGGCCGCCGACGGCACGGTCCGGCGCGTTGTTCGCGACGCGTCCGGCGAGCTGTCCCACGGGGAGACGCCGCTCGTCAACGACTGCGCCTGCTGTGCGCTGCGGGAAGATCTTGTCCCCGAGCTGGAGCGACTGGCCGACGGAGGTCTGGTCCGGCTCGCCGTCGTGGAGTTGTGGGATTCCGTCGAGCCCCGGGCCATGGCGGAGGTGGTCGCCGCACACGGCGGGGATTCGCTCGCCGTCAGCAATGTGCTGACCGCCGTCGATCCCGCGCTGGTGCTGCCCTGTCTGGCCAACGGCGACGATCTGACCGAGGCGGGTCTCGCCGCGGCGGCCACCGATCAGCGCACCGTCGGCGACACCTTCGCCCGGCAACTGGAGTACGCCGCCGTGCTGGCACTCGTCGACAGCGAGGACGCGGACGACGAGGACCGCTCCCTGCTCCGGCAACTGCACCCCACCGCACGTCAGCTGTCCGTCAGCTCGGGCGAGTTGGGGCGTGCCGCGTTCGCGGGATTCGATGTGGCGGCGGCCGCCGCTGCCCAGCATCCGGCCTGTGCGCTGCTGCCCCAGGAGGCCGACGAGGCGGGTGTCAGCACGGTGGTGTGGCGCCACCGCCGCCCGTTCCACCCCGGCCGTCTGCACCAGGCGCTGGAGGATCTGACATGTGCGGCCGCCCGCAGCCGGGGCCGCTTCTACCTGGCCGACCGGCCGGACACCCTGCTCGCCTGGGACGCGGCCGGGGGAGCCCTGTGTGTGGAGGGGGCGGGCCCGTGGCTGGCCGCCCTCCCCGACGCGGCCTGGGAGATGGTTCCGCCGGTGCGGCGGGCCGCCGCCGCACTGGACTGGCACGCCGAACACGGGGACCGCTGCCAGCACCTGGTGTTCGTCTCGCCCGGCCTGGACCGCGACGGACTGGTCCGGCTGCTCGAGTCGTGTCTGCTCACCGACCAGGAGTACGCCGCGGGGCGGCAGGCGTGGCGCCACCTGTCGCATGCGTTCGACGAGCTGCTCGATCCCGTCGTCTGA
- a CDS encoding type B 50S ribosomal protein L31 has translation MKPGIHPAYGPVVFRDRAADYAFLTRSTMTSEHTVEWEDGNTYPVVDVEISSASHPFYTGTARVMDTAGRVERFERRYGLRGAK, from the coding sequence ATGAAACCCGGCATCCACCCCGCCTACGGTCCCGTCGTCTTCCGGGACCGGGCCGCCGACTACGCCTTCCTCACCCGCTCCACCATGACGAGCGAGCACACCGTCGAATGGGAGGACGGAAACACCTACCCCGTCGTCGACGTCGAGATCTCCTCCGCGAGCCATCCCTTCTACACCGGAACGGCACGGGTGATGGACACCGCGGGACGCGTCGAGCGGTTCGAGCGCCGCTACGGCCTGCGCGGGGCGAAGTGA
- the rpmG gene encoding 50S ribosomal protein L33: MARDELRPVIKLRSTAGTGYTYVTRKNRRNDPARLTLRKYDPVIGRHVDFREER, translated from the coding sequence ATGGCACGCGATGAACTCCGGCCGGTGATCAAGCTGCGCTCCACCGCGGGCACCGGCTACACCTACGTCACCCGCAAGAACCGCAGAAACGACCCCGCCCGCCTGACGCTGCGCAAGTACGACCCGGTCATCGGCCGCCATGTCGACTTCCGCGAAGAACGCTGA
- the rpsR gene encoding 30S ribosomal protein S18: MTRRTSTATRRGAKRPRVNPLDAAGITYVDYKNTDLLRKFISDRGKIRSRRVTHVTRQQQRQIARAIKNAREMALLPYGSR, from the coding sequence ATGACCCGCCGCACCAGCACCGCCACCCGCCGTGGCGCCAAGCGTCCCCGCGTCAATCCGCTGGACGCCGCCGGTATCACCTACGTCGACTACAAGAACACCGATCTGCTGCGGAAGTTCATCTCCGACCGCGGCAAGATCCGCAGCCGTCGGGTGACCCATGTGACCCGTCAGCAGCAGCGGCAGATCGCCCGTGCCATCAAGAACGCCCGGGAGATGGCCCTGCTCCCGTACGGCTCCCGTTAG
- a CDS encoding aldo/keto reductase, with product MRALGFGAATIGNLYRAITDDTARGAVDAAWDAGVRSFDTAPHYGLGLSERRLGAALADRPRDAFVLSTKVGRWLEPSGRGGTDLEIGGYDVPADLRRVWDFSADGVKRSLEASLHRLGTDRVDTVYLHDPDDHWAEAVGTAYPALADLRAQGVVGRIGVGMNQWEMPAAFVRETDIDEVMLAGRYTLLEQPALGGLLTLCAERGVSVVAAAVFNTGLLSRPEVADDARYNFTRAPQERIARAREIAAVCARHGVALPQAAIQFPLAHPAVSSVVIGCRTAEQVNDAVTWMDTPIPGELWDDLRAEGLLGPEVPVPSH from the coding sequence ATGCGTGCGTTGGGGTTCGGGGCGGCGACCATCGGCAATCTCTACCGGGCGATCACCGACGACACGGCGCGCGGCGCCGTCGACGCCGCCTGGGACGCCGGCGTGCGCTCCTTCGACACCGCACCGCACTACGGGCTGGGGCTGTCCGAACGGAGGCTGGGCGCCGCCCTCGCGGACCGGCCGCGGGACGCCTTCGTGCTGTCCACCAAGGTGGGCCGGTGGCTGGAGCCCTCCGGCCGGGGCGGCACCGACCTGGAGATCGGCGGGTACGACGTGCCCGCGGATCTGCGCCGGGTGTGGGACTTCAGCGCCGACGGGGTGAAGCGCTCGCTGGAGGCGTCGTTGCACCGGCTGGGTACGGACCGGGTGGACACCGTCTATCTGCACGACCCGGACGACCACTGGGCCGAAGCGGTCGGTACGGCCTATCCGGCCCTGGCCGACCTGCGGGCCCAGGGTGTGGTCGGCAGGATCGGGGTGGGCATGAACCAGTGGGAGATGCCCGCCGCCTTCGTCCGGGAGACCGATATTGACGAGGTCATGCTGGCGGGCCGCTACACCCTGCTTGAACAGCCCGCCCTCGGCGGGCTGTTGACGCTGTGCGCCGAGCGCGGAGTGTCCGTGGTGGCCGCCGCGGTGTTCAACACCGGGCTGCTGTCCCGCCCCGAGGTCGCCGACGACGCCCGCTACAACTTCACCCGGGCGCCCCAGGAGCGGATCGCCCGCGCCCGTGAGATCGCCGCCGTGTGCGCCCGCCACGGTGTGGCGCTGCCGCAGGCGGCGATCCAGTTCCCGCTTGCCCACCCCGCGGTGTCCTCGGTGGTCATCGGATGCCGCACGGCCGAGCAGGTCAACGACGCCGTCACCTGGATGGACACCCCGATCCCCGGGGAGCTCTGGGACGATCTGCGCGCCGAGGGCCTGCTCGGCCCGGAGGTGCCGGTGCCGTCACACTGA
- a CDS encoding Gfo/Idh/MocA family protein: protein MNPEGHAGTSGPLGVGVIGLGRVSPAHLEGYLALPGEAQVVAVCDIDRRKADAVSTGLGVPGFTDHTDLLAHPGVDCAVILLPHLLHHPVVAAAVAAGKHVTVEKPLAVSEAQCRELIDAARARGVVLSVSENSRFVESYLRVKELLDTGRIGGVRLVRAFISGSAVSELADPDESWKHQDFGFAAILDAATHVFYVLRWMFEPVVSLQATTRHWSVDHGVPKSTVEDGAVVTGRFAGGGHFSVEIALNLEVPWGERFEIYGEAGSVVCDQLTDPVATFYRDASDFGSVLPGVSTDPRGWRTASMHRGAADFVRAVRSGRSPAVTAEDAAYAVRLAEAAYRSVREGGVMVSV from the coding sequence GTGAACCCGGAGGGCCACGCGGGCACATCGGGGCCGCTCGGCGTCGGTGTCATCGGGCTGGGGCGGGTCAGTCCCGCGCATCTGGAGGGCTATCTCGCACTGCCGGGCGAAGCACAGGTGGTGGCGGTGTGCGACATCGACAGGAGGAAGGCGGACGCGGTCTCCACCGGGCTGGGCGTGCCCGGGTTCACCGATCACACGGACCTGCTGGCACACCCCGGTGTGGACTGTGCGGTGATCCTCCTCCCCCATCTGCTGCACCATCCGGTGGTGGCGGCGGCCGTGGCGGCAGGCAAACACGTGACGGTCGAGAAGCCGCTGGCGGTGTCGGAAGCGCAGTGCCGGGAGCTGATCGACGCCGCCCGGGCGCGCGGGGTGGTGCTGTCGGTGTCGGAGAACAGCCGTTTCGTGGAGAGCTATCTGCGGGTCAAGGAGCTGCTGGACACCGGCCGGATCGGCGGTGTCCGGCTGGTGCGGGCGTTCATCTCCGGCTCCGCCGTGTCCGAACTGGCCGATCCGGACGAGTCGTGGAAGCACCAGGACTTCGGCTTCGCCGCCATCCTCGACGCCGCGACGCACGTCTTCTACGTACTGCGGTGGATGTTCGAGCCGGTGGTCTCCCTCCAGGCGACCACCCGCCACTGGTCGGTGGACCACGGTGTTCCAAAGTCCACGGTGGAGGACGGCGCGGTGGTCACCGGCCGGTTCGCGGGCGGTGGACACTTCTCCGTCGAGATCGCGCTGAACCTCGAAGTGCCGTGGGGCGAACGGTTCGAGATCTACGGCGAGGCCGGATCGGTGGTGTGCGACCAGCTGACCGACCCGGTGGCGACCTTCTACCGTGACGCGTCCGACTTCGGGTCCGTTCTGCCCGGGGTGTCCACCGATCCCCGTGGCTGGCGTACGGCGTCGATGCACCGCGGCGCGGCCGACTTCGTACGCGCGGTCCGCTCCGGGCGTTCCCCCGCCGTCACCGCCGAGGACGCCGCCTACGCGGTACGGCTGGCGGAGGCGGCGTACCGCTCCGTCCGCGAAGGGGGTGTGATGGTGTCAGTGTGA
- a CDS encoding SDR family NAD(P)-dependent oxidoreductase yields MSARTAVVTGAARGIGAATADRLLEEGGTVVGVDVLPPAEPSPVVAKHPERFEHRIADVSDEAAVARAFDGLDRIDVLVNVAGTVLVKPFLDTTWADYRRTLDVNLGGTILACRYAVPLMRDGGVIVNVASISGHIGQTQHAVYAASKGAVLSMSRGLAWELAPLGIRVNTVSPGSVDTAMLREDIGIEARRLGQPFERVKAEREGEQALGRWARPEEVAHAIAFLASRQASFITGTDLLVDSGWVAK; encoded by the coding sequence ATGAGCGCGCGAACGGCCGTGGTGACGGGCGCGGCCCGGGGTATCGGCGCGGCCACCGCCGACCGGCTGCTGGAGGAGGGCGGCACCGTGGTCGGGGTGGATGTGCTGCCCCCGGCCGAGCCGTCACCGGTGGTGGCGAAGCACCCCGAGCGGTTCGAGCACCGGATCGCCGATGTCAGCGACGAAGCGGCCGTGGCCCGGGCCTTCGACGGGCTGGACCGGATCGATGTGCTGGTGAACGTCGCCGGTACGGTGCTGGTGAAGCCCTTCCTCGACACCACCTGGGCCGACTACCGCCGGACCCTCGATGTGAACCTCGGCGGGACGATCCTGGCGTGCCGGTATGCCGTACCGCTGATGCGGGACGGCGGCGTCATCGTCAATGTGGCGTCGATCTCCGGGCACATCGGCCAGACCCAGCACGCCGTCTACGCCGCCAGCAAGGGGGCGGTGCTGTCGATGTCACGGGGGCTGGCCTGGGAACTGGCGCCCCTGGGCATCCGCGTCAACACCGTCTCGCCGGGCTCGGTCGACACCGCGATGCTGCGCGAGGACATCGGTATCGAGGCCCGTCGGCTGGGGCAGCCCTTCGAGCGCGTGAAGGCCGAGCGCGAGGGTGAACAGGCGCTGGGACGCTGGGCCCGTCCGGAGGAAGTGGCGCATGCCATCGCCTTCCTGGCGAGCCGTCAGGCGTCCTTCATCACCGGCACCGACCTGCTGGTCGACTCGGGGTGGGTGGCGAAGTGA
- a CDS encoding NAD(P)-dependent oxidoreductase, producing the protein MSGRAPDEWLAVVGLGRLGAAVAGRLVDAGYQVSGFDVSAAATAHADAMGVRTGDSCAAAVRGAATVITVLPDATVVASVAPEILAAMEPDACWLEMSSSHPEVTRALAADAERRGLALLDVPVAGGVAGAERGVLTVMAAGPAPLLERARPVLEVFGKRIIHVSERPGDGDIAKTINNLLAAANLAAASEGLALGLAEGLDVEVLLEVVNAGSGTSFATTAQIPGFALEGRYTARFTVGQYAKDAQVALDLAGRRGMNPAMLTRARDLWQVLADDGHADDDYTRITPLVAGAAGVEWPAPRTEEA; encoded by the coding sequence ATGAGCGGGCGGGCCCCGGACGAGTGGCTGGCCGTCGTCGGGCTGGGCCGTCTCGGTGCCGCCGTCGCCGGGCGGCTGGTCGACGCCGGGTACCAGGTCAGCGGATTCGATGTGTCGGCCGCGGCGACGGCACACGCGGACGCGATGGGCGTACGCACCGGGGACAGCTGCGCGGCGGCGGTGCGCGGGGCGGCCACGGTCATCACCGTCCTGCCCGACGCCACGGTCGTGGCGTCGGTGGCACCGGAGATCCTCGCCGCGATGGAACCGGACGCGTGCTGGCTGGAGATGAGCTCCTCGCATCCCGAGGTCACCCGCGCGCTGGCGGCGGACGCGGAGAGGCGCGGTCTGGCACTGCTGGACGTCCCGGTGGCGGGCGGGGTCGCGGGCGCGGAGCGAGGCGTGCTGACGGTGATGGCCGCCGGACCCGCGCCCCTGCTGGAACGGGCCCGGCCGGTCCTGGAGGTGTTCGGCAAGCGGATCATCCATGTCTCGGAGCGCCCGGGCGACGGCGATATCGCCAAGACCATCAACAACCTGCTGGCCGCCGCCAATCTGGCCGCCGCCTCGGAGGGTCTTGCGCTCGGTCTGGCCGAGGGGCTCGATGTGGAGGTGCTGCTCGAGGTGGTCAACGCCGGAAGTGGCACCTCGTTCGCCACCACCGCGCAGATCCCCGGATTCGCCCTGGAGGGCCGGTACACCGCCCGGTTCACCGTCGGCCAGTACGCCAAGGACGCCCAAGTGGCGCTGGATCTCGCGGGGCGGCGCGGGATGAATCCGGCGATGCTCACCCGCGCGCGCGATCTGTGGCAGGTGCTCGCCGACGACGGACACGCGGACGACGACTACACCCGGATCACCCCCCTGGTCGCCGGGGCGGCCGGGGTCGAGTGGCCCGCACCGCGGACGGAGGAGGCGTGA
- a CDS encoding NAD(P)-dependent oxidoreductase — protein sequence MAAAPATRVAVLGTGTLGAPMARNVAATGVEVTVWNRTAERTKPLADAGLRVCASVAEAVADADLVLTMLSDTTAVSSVMRDHGGLEAMTPGAVWVQSSTVGIQDTEGWAGAARTAGVAFVDSPVLGTRTPAENGQLVLLASGPDEAREVCRPVFEAIGKRTLWLGAAGTGTRLKLVVNTWLLSLVEVLAESVAFAKAMGFDAETFFATIEQGGVSLPYVRLKGSAMDREEFPPDFTLRLARKDLRLVLDAAADAGLPVPVVEAVVRQFDRAIGLGHGDADYAATYLATRSES from the coding sequence ATGGCGGCAGCCCCGGCCACCCGGGTGGCGGTGCTCGGCACCGGCACACTGGGGGCTCCGATGGCCCGCAACGTGGCGGCGACCGGTGTCGAGGTCACCGTCTGGAACAGAACGGCAGAACGCACCAAACCCCTGGCGGATGCCGGGCTCCGGGTGTGCGCCTCGGTGGCGGAGGCGGTGGCGGACGCCGATCTCGTACTGACCATGCTGTCGGACACCACCGCCGTGTCCTCGGTGATGCGCGACCACGGCGGTCTGGAGGCGATGACACCGGGCGCCGTCTGGGTGCAGTCCAGCACCGTCGGCATCCAGGACACCGAGGGCTGGGCCGGGGCGGCCCGCACCGCCGGGGTGGCGTTCGTGGACTCCCCCGTGCTCGGCACCCGTACCCCGGCGGAGAACGGGCAGTTGGTGCTGCTGGCCTCCGGCCCGGACGAGGCGCGGGAGGTGTGCCGCCCGGTGTTCGAGGCGATCGGCAAGCGCACCCTCTGGCTGGGCGCGGCGGGCACCGGCACCCGGCTGAAGCTGGTGGTGAACACCTGGCTGCTGTCGCTGGTGGAGGTGCTGGCCGAGTCGGTGGCTTTCGCCAAGGCGATGGGGTTCGACGCGGAGACCTTCTTCGCCACCATCGAACAAGGCGGCGTCAGCCTCCCGTATGTGCGGCTGAAGGGTTCGGCGATGGACCGGGAGGAGTTCCCGCCGGACTTCACCCTGCGGCTGGCCCGCAAGGACCTGCGGCTGGTGCTGGACGCCGCCGCTGACGCCGGACTGCCGGTACCGGTGGTGGAGGCGGTGGTCCGGCAGTTCGACCGGGCCATCGGGCTCGGCCACGGCGACGCGGACTACGCCGCCACCTATCTGGCCACCCGGAGCGAGTCATGA
- a CDS encoding myo-inositol-1-phosphate synthase, whose translation MKLAVAGVGNNISALVQGIGFYRRSGADGPLPGVTHPVLGGVRVTDIEVVAAFDLADNKRGRPLSDALFAEPNNYPVLESLPLTEDPEVAPGIADPDDEARIDQVAKILREQEAEVLLYSLPTGLPELARAYGRAALGAGVAVVNCTPDPMAGLPELRAEAEAKGVPLVGDDLQSHFGSSIVHGSLLALLEERGLTLSGSYQVNMGGNADFENLRTHSESKQASKHRALRQKVRRTDAVTVIPSAGFVSHLGDRKVAHMSVEARGWADMPVKLDVTLQVQDSSNAAGVIIDLVRIAAVARRRGEGGFPVAATSLLKSPTLVEDPLLQSRHAREALTELSAENDG comes from the coding sequence ATGAAACTGGCGGTCGCTGGTGTCGGCAACAACATCTCCGCGTTAGTCCAGGGCATCGGGTTCTACCGCCGGTCCGGTGCGGACGGGCCCCTTCCCGGGGTCACCCATCCCGTGCTCGGCGGGGTGCGGGTGACGGACATCGAGGTGGTGGCCGCCTTCGATCTCGCGGACAACAAGAGGGGCAGGCCGCTGTCGGATGCCCTCTTCGCCGAGCCCAACAACTACCCGGTGCTGGAATCCCTGCCCCTGACGGAGGATCCGGAGGTCGCGCCGGGGATCGCCGATCCGGACGACGAGGCGCGGATCGACCAGGTTGCCAAGATCCTGCGGGAGCAGGAGGCCGAGGTCCTGCTCTACTCACTGCCCACGGGACTGCCGGAGCTGGCGCGGGCCTACGGCCGCGCGGCGCTCGGGGCCGGTGTCGCGGTGGTCAACTGCACCCCCGATCCGATGGCGGGGCTGCCCGAACTGCGAGCCGAGGCGGAGGCGAAGGGCGTCCCGCTGGTCGGCGACGATCTCCAGAGCCACTTCGGCAGCTCGATCGTGCACGGCTCGCTGCTGGCCCTGCTGGAGGAGCGCGGCCTCACGCTCAGCGGCTCGTACCAGGTCAACATGGGCGGCAACGCCGACTTCGAGAATCTGCGCACCCACAGCGAGAGCAAGCAGGCGTCCAAGCACCGGGCGCTGCGGCAGAAGGTGAGGCGGACCGACGCGGTGACGGTCATCCCGTCCGCCGGGTTCGTCTCCCACCTGGGCGACCGCAAGGTGGCGCATATGTCGGTGGAGGCGCGCGGCTGGGCCGATATGCCGGTCAAGCTGGATGTCACCCTCCAGGTGCAGGACTCCAGCAACGCGGCGGGCGTGATCATCGACCTGGTGCGGATCGCGGCGGTGGCCAGGCGGCGCGGTGAGGGCGGCTTCCCGGTGGCGGCCACCTCGCTGCTGAAGTCGCCGACCCTGGTGGAGGATCCACTGCTCCAGAGCCGTCACGCGCGGGAGGCACTCACGGAGCTGTCGGCCGAGAACGACGGCTGA
- a CDS encoding MFS transporter has product MSAGTKAARTLRSRPAITYMSGEFLSQSGTYLSVTAQAWVVLEAGHQPLALGVLMAARYAPAALLGPAIGKYVDSRDPRRLVLLANYAQSLLALAVMALAFTPGSLLFVPFVIAGSASQVFAMLEHAGRMAYVAAIVPDEARARFAGATSSASTLGRIVGPAFASVILTFGPSGLCFAVDALTFVLAALLLPRPRYEVRIAGPSPLREGFRYIWSLPAVRDLLIIFSLVSLVSFNVATMVPLVVREDYHNDPWVLAAFNIAFGIGSFLGGAVRAWLRTSAATSAFLGLLLFGSAFVALGLTPSLAVVPALLFAGGFGRLMFTASSEAVLAVGVSQERRGLVGSLYAVAFTGTTPLGAILVTSLSGNVGTSPTLVMCGLAAIAGGAAYAVSLAVHRRRGGTATADEPASRRAETEPR; this is encoded by the coding sequence GTGAGCGCCGGGACCAAGGCCGCCAGGACGCTGCGGAGCAGGCCCGCGATCACCTACATGTCGGGCGAGTTCCTGTCCCAGAGCGGGACCTATCTGTCGGTGACGGCCCAGGCGTGGGTTGTCCTCGAGGCAGGTCACCAGCCGCTGGCGCTCGGTGTGCTGATGGCCGCCCGCTACGCGCCCGCCGCCTTGCTCGGCCCCGCCATAGGCAAGTACGTCGACAGCCGCGATCCGCGCCGGCTGGTGCTCCTGGCCAACTACGCCCAGTCCCTGCTCGCCCTCGCCGTGATGGCCCTGGCGTTCACCCCCGGGTCGCTGCTGTTCGTCCCCTTCGTCATCGCCGGATCCGCCAGTCAGGTCTTCGCGATGCTCGAACACGCCGGGCGGATGGCCTATGTCGCGGCGATCGTCCCGGACGAGGCCCGCGCCCGGTTCGCGGGAGCCACCAGCTCGGCGAGCACTCTGGGCCGGATCGTGGGACCGGCGTTCGCCAGTGTGATCCTGACCTTCGGCCCGTCCGGGCTGTGCTTCGCGGTGGACGCGCTGACCTTCGTCCTCGCCGCGCTGCTGCTGCCCAGGCCGCGTTACGAGGTGCGGATCGCCGGACCCAGCCCGCTGCGCGAGGGGTTCCGGTACATCTGGTCGCTCCCCGCCGTCCGGGATCTGCTCATCATCTTCTCGCTGGTCAGCCTGGTGTCGTTCAATGTCGCCACCATGGTCCCGCTGGTGGTCCGGGAGGACTACCACAACGACCCGTGGGTGCTGGCCGCGTTCAACATCGCCTTCGGGATCGGCTCGTTCCTCGGCGGCGCGGTACGGGCCTGGCTGCGCACCAGCGCCGCCACCTCCGCCTTCCTCGGCCTGCTGCTGTTCGGCTCGGCGTTCGTGGCGCTCGGGCTGACGCCCTCTCTGGCCGTGGTGCCTGCCCTGCTGTTCGCGGGCGGATTCGGCAGGCTGATGTTCACCGCGTCCTCCGAGGCGGTCCTCGCCGTCGGCGTCAGCCAGGAGCGCCGCGGGCTGGTCGGCAGCCTCTACGCGGTGGCGTTCACCGGGACCACCCCGCTCGGCGCCATCCTGGTGACCTCGCTGTCGGGGAACGTGGGCACCAGCCCGACCCTGGTGATGTGCGGGCTCGCGGCCATCGCGGGCGGGGCCGCGTACGCGGTGTCGCTGGCCGTCCACCGCCGCCGCGGCGGTACGGCCACCGCGGACGAACCGGCCTCCCGGCGCGCCGAAACGGAGCCGCGATAG